The following nucleotide sequence is from Oceanispirochaeta sp..
CCAGGAGAAAAAAGATACTAATTCGAGTGAGGACAAACCTAGTTCCAGTTCCAGTTCCAGTTCCAGTTCCAGTTCCAGTTCCAGTTCCAAACAAAAATAATATGGGAGGAACAAGGAGAAAACTGATTCGCTAACATTAAGAACAACTACCATTTATTTAAAAAAAGTCCCCGTGTTTTTAGCGGGGACTTTTTAAATCCAGTATAATTATAGGGAATGACAGTCAGGCTTATTATACTGAGAGGGACGATTTATTGACGAATACAATCTTAATCATTGAAGATGAAAAACGTATAGCTGAATGGATCAGTATATACCTTGAGCGAGCCGGTTTTACTGCTGAGAATGCCTACGATGGAAAGATGGGCCTTCAACTGGCACGGACCCTCAACCCTGATCTTATACTTCTGGATTTAATGCTGCCCCAACTCAATGGTATGGAAATTTGCCGCATTCTTCGTCAGGATTCTGATGTTCCTATAATCATGTTGACCGCAAAAGGCAGGAAGGAAGATAAAATTAATGGCCTGGACTGTGGAGCAGATGATTACATTACAAAACCCTTCGATCCGGATGAATTGGTTGTTCGCGTTAAAACAGTTCTCCGACGGTCCAAAGGTCATGTTCAGAAGATTCTCAGCTGTGGCATACTCTCTCTGGATGAAACCACTCAGAAAGTCCTTCTGGATGGACAGACGATCAAGTTAAGCAAGGCTCAATTTGATATATTATCAGTGTTTATGCGGTATCCGAATGTTGTACTGACCAGGAACCAACTCATAGAACAGGCTTTCGACAACAATTTTGAGTCATTTGATCGCGCCATAGATACCCATATTCGTCGTCTGAGAAAGATCATTCATATACACAACTTCGCTCCCATACAGACGATTTACGGAGCAGGATATAAACTGGTATGCTGATTTTTATGAAATCAATATTCTGGCGTCTATTCAGTGCTTTTATTTTCATAATACTAATCTCAGTGCTATTGAGCGCAGTCATTGAATACTCAACGACCAGTTCAAAATTACCCCATCTGCTGACAGAGATCAGGTCACAGAATATGGCTCAGATTCTCGGTGCGGCTTACACGAGAGATGGAGGATGGGGGAATATTCAACAAGAAATCAAGAGAATGAAAACAGATGAGAATACAGAAAGCTCAGTAGATCTCTCCATGAGATTTGTGGTCAAGGATAAGAATGGAAAGACTCTGTATAACAGTTTCTCCGACCTGATCCATCTGGGGAATATCCCGCTCATTGAAGGAAATTCTGTTCAGATAGAGGATAGAGAGACCTCAGAGCTTGTCGGTAGGGTGACCATCTATATCAGCCGTCAATTTCTTGAAATGGAATCTGCCCGTTACCTCGTCTCAATATTTAAGTCCCGGATACTCCAGGGTCTGATCTCTATTCTCATTTTGATCTTTGTGGCCGCATTTTTGTCCCGCCGGATCACGGCACCCATCATTGCACTGACAAAGGCAACTCAAAGTATTACTCAAAGCGGGGAAGCTTCTCTTCTGCCGGTAAAATCATCCGATGAAATAGGGCTGATGAGTGAATCCTTCAATAAGATGATACTTTCACTTAAAACACAAAAGAACCTGAGAAAAAAACTGATCAGTGATGTCAGCCATGAAATTAATACACCCCTGAGTGTTATCAAACTGGAAGCAATGGGATTGAATGATAGTATAGTTTCATCGAAAAAAGCATCTAACCAAATCATTGACGAAGTAGATACACTTAGCAATCTTGTACATGATCTGGACTGGCTTGCCGAAACGGATTCGGGAGAATATAAACTTGATTTAGAAACCTATTCTATAGAACGCCTCATAAAAACAGAAGTTGAGCGTTGGCAGTTAAAAGCTGAATTGGTTAACACAACCCTGGAATTCAAAGAGTCCCCCTCCCCGTTACCCGACTTGACCATAGATGTTGTCCGGATGAGTCAGGTTTTGGGAAATCTCATTGAGAATGGAATAAAGTACACCCCCCCAGGGACCAGGCTGACAGTGGAATGCAGGAGAGAGGAGGATCGAGTGGTGATCGCCATTCAGGAGAATGGACCCGGAATCGCTTCGGAAGAGTTACCCTTTATTTTCGAAAGGTTTTACCGGGTGGATCAATCCCGTGTCAGGAACAAGGTTGGAAGAGGCCTTGGTTTGTCCATCGTCAAGCAAATAGTGGAATTGCATCAGGGACGTGTCTGGGCGGAAAGTTCCGAAGGAAAGGGATGTTGTTTTTTTGTATCACTCCCTTATTAAAACAGTGAAAACCATATTTATTAGTTCTTCTTTAATTTCATCGGTTCAATAGAGTTAAGCCCTTCCGTATCCGTTTCTTTATAGTGACTTATGACTTCCAGAATGTTAGTTCTTATGTACTCATCAAGGAGGTCACTGCGTTTTTTAAATTCTTCGAATAGATCATCTTTAGGGAAGTAACCAACTCCGTCTACAATATCGGTAGGGCTGTAAAATTCACCATCACCCGAGTCGACCCGATGAATATCGGGTATTTTGCCGGCTTCAGCAGTTAATACCATCTGGGTTTCATTCACTGTAAACACAAGCTGAAAACCAGTGAAGTCTTCTGAATCATTTTTATACCAGATATACAAGTCAAAATAATCATCTGAATAGAGCCTTCTCTTGATGACAGAATGACCGGAAACCTGGCGTAGAGCCTTAAATTCCTCAAGCATTATAGTCCTCTATTACAGAATATAGACTAAAAAGGATAAATCAGCAAAATAATTGCCATTTTGATTTCTCCCGTTCCAACCCCTATAATTCAGTCCAGAATAGGAATCGAATAAAGAGGCAGACTGAATGACCCCGGAAACTCAGACTGATACAGTTCT
It contains:
- a CDS encoding response regulator transcription factor, with the protein product MTNTILIIEDEKRIAEWISIYLERAGFTAENAYDGKMGLQLARTLNPDLILLDLMLPQLNGMEICRILRQDSDVPIIMLTAKGRKEDKINGLDCGADDYITKPFDPDELVVRVKTVLRRSKGHVQKILSCGILSLDETTQKVLLDGQTIKLSKAQFDILSVFMRYPNVVLTRNQLIEQAFDNNFESFDRAIDTHIRRLRKIIHIHNFAPIQTIYGAGYKLVC
- a CDS encoding HAMP domain-containing sensor histidine kinase, which gives rise to MLIFMKSIFWRLFSAFIFIILISVLLSAVIEYSTTSSKLPHLLTEIRSQNMAQILGAAYTRDGGWGNIQQEIKRMKTDENTESSVDLSMRFVVKDKNGKTLYNSFSDLIHLGNIPLIEGNSVQIEDRETSELVGRVTIYISRQFLEMESARYLVSIFKSRILQGLISILILIFVAAFLSRRITAPIIALTKATQSITQSGEASLLPVKSSDEIGLMSESFNKMILSLKTQKNLRKKLISDVSHEINTPLSVIKLEAMGLNDSIVSSKKASNQIIDEVDTLSNLVHDLDWLAETDSGEYKLDLETYSIERLIKTEVERWQLKAELVNTTLEFKESPSPLPDLTIDVVRMSQVLGNLIENGIKYTPPGTRLTVECRREEDRVVIAIQENGPGIASEELPFIFERFYRVDQSRVRNKVGRGLGLSIVKQIVELHQGRVWAESSEGKGCCFFVSLPY